A single region of the Terriglobia bacterium genome encodes:
- a CDS encoding sigma factor, protein MATITVKAKPTTAEEKLEELFRQNSKLIYNAAFRITGNADDAEDVLQTIILRLMGRELSDELLAKPKGYWWQAA, encoded by the coding sequence ATGGCGACCATAACTGTGAAAGCGAAACCAACGACTGCGGAAGAGAAGCTCGAGGAACTCTTCCGCCAGAACTCGAAACTGATTTACAACGCAGCCTTCAGGATCACGGGTAACGCGGATGATGCCGAGGATGTGCTGCAGACCATCATTCTCCGGCTGATGGGCCGCGAGCTGAGCGATGAGCTGCTGGCGAAGCCGAAAGGCTATTGGTGGCAGGCCGCGG
- a CDS encoding fibronectin type III domain-containing protein: MGTKSTEIKASLAFNGMKPSELVLQAKQVHDAMPNNPVYTGAPVDPATLEGAIDTYIASAAQAADSKKAVAEREKQRKVLVGLLKQLAHFVEVACKEDMAVFMTSGFKPATYSRTAPQPLLPASISSVDQGNTGQLLVSVKSMPKARMVEVHYAPAGTVQTPPTPWTTVTIPNARKPAVLNNLTPGTTYTIQVRAYGMLGYTDWSDPVNRMVI, translated from the coding sequence ATGGGAACAAAGTCTACTGAAATCAAAGCGTCCCTTGCCTTTAACGGGATGAAGCCGTCCGAACTGGTATTGCAGGCGAAGCAGGTGCATGATGCGATGCCGAACAATCCGGTTTATACCGGCGCTCCCGTCGATCCCGCCACGTTGGAGGGTGCGATCGACACCTACATTGCCTCTGCCGCGCAGGCTGCCGACAGTAAGAAAGCGGTAGCTGAACGGGAGAAGCAGCGTAAGGTCCTGGTCGGTCTCTTGAAGCAACTCGCGCATTTTGTCGAGGTTGCGTGTAAAGAAGACATGGCCGTGTTCATGACGAGCGGATTCAAACCCGCCACGTACAGCCGGACTGCGCCACAGCCGTTGCTTCCTGCGTCGATCTCCTCGGTCGATCAGGGCAACACCGGCCAGTTGCTGGTCAGCGTGAAATCGATGCCGAAAGCGCGTATGGTGGAAGTCCATTACGCGCCGGCCGGCACGGTCCAAACGCCGCCCACCCCATGGACGACGGTCACCATTCCCAACGCCCGGAAACCGGCGGTGCTCAATAATCTGACGCCCGGCACAACCTACACGATCCAGGTTCGTGCTTACGGCATGTTGGGTTATACCGACTGGTCCGATCCCGTCAACCGGATGGTCATCTAA